The following DNA comes from Buttiauxella agrestis.
GGTCCCAGTAAATTGCCGTTATAGCCCCACGTGGTGGCTGTCTTGCCATTAAAAGTGCTTTTGCCCGCTTGCACGGCTAAACGGATGCTATTCTTTGCATCTGGGGCGAGAATTCCGGGGATCGGTAATGCGGGTCTGTCGGCAGCCAGTGCCGCTTTACTCCAGAGCGGCAGCGCGCTAAAAGCGCCAATAGCAGCAGAATATTTTAGAAAATCACGGCGTTGCATATTCAGTTCCTTTCATTAGCAGGCGTGATAGTGAGCATAAACTCTGCCCTTAGGGGAAGGTCAAGTTTTATACGGGTTGCAGGGCAGATAATAAATCTCGTCGCACCATATTTAACTGTGTTAACGTTTCGTATCTGATAAAAAGTGGTAGATGTGATGAAGATGGGAGTTAGGGCATTAATCCTGGGCTTGTTGATGGCTTTTTCCACCAGCAGTCAGGCACTTAGCGAGTCTGAAGCAGAAGATATGGCCGATCTTACTGCTGTGTTTGTGTTCCTGAAAAACGATTGTGGCTACCAAAATCTGCCGAACGGACAAATTCGCCGTGCACTGGTCTTTTTTGCCCAGCAAAACCAGTGGGATTTGAGCAATTACGACACCTTTAATATGAAGGCGCTCGGTGAAGATAGTTATCGTGATTTAAGTGGTATCGCTATCCCTACCGCGAACAAATGCAAATCCCTTGCCCGTGACTCGTTAAGTTTACTCGCCTACGTGAAGTAACCCGTCTTTTTAAAACACTTCTGGAAATTATAGCCGCCCTAAAGCGGCTATTTTTGTCAAATACGGATGGTGATATATAACAATTTCCTAAAAAACATTCAGCCAATTGCGTAAAAATAAAAAGGGTTTATTCTTGTTCAGGCAAGTGGTTAATTGAGCCAATTTTAATAAGAGTAATATTATAGTGTGCTTTTTAATTATTAATTAGGTGAAGACATTTATCACCTTACACCAGGCTATTTATTCATATAAAGAGAAACCATTTTACTTTAGCTCATCGCCAGAGCTTATTAACTGCTATGGAAATCAGCATAGTTTTTAAAATAATACCAAAGGATGGATATACGTGACCATGACAATTAAAAACGCCATCAACGTTTTTTGCCCGGCGATTGCAACTATGGTTCTCATGTTGGTCAGCGGCTGTAGTGCTTCTTCCTCACAGCAAGCAAAGCCCAATGCAAAAACACAAGCAATACAGACTATTCAACCCGCACCGAACATGGAAAGCATCTCTCAGCCTACGGTGAAAACACCTCAACAAGAACAAATTACCTTTTGTCGCATGGCACTTGATTCTTTACAGAAAGTGAATCCAGGCCGCGCGCGTAAATTAAGTAATGACTTTAATTCTCTTGTTAGCGCAGCCTCACAATATAATGCAGTGCGCGGGCAAGTGGGTGATACCACACGCCAGGCCATTGACTCAATGTATCACTTTAAGAGTGTGAAGCTGTGTGCCGATATTGATAAAGAATTAATGGACAGTCTGGTGCAACGCGGTGAGAGTGCTATCCGATGAAACGTCACTCTTTAATATTACACGTTCCGTTGGCAATAACTTTCCTGTACGGGTTAAGTCACCCCGCCAATGCGGAAGAAGATCCGTTAGCTGTTATTACGGCGAGTTCTAATTTCGATAACTCTGTGCCAGCAATTCTGAATTATGCGCAGCAAGAACAGGGTAAACCTTCTTCCGGGTCCGTTCAGGCGGCTCCGAAAAGCCAGAAACGGGTCCTGGCAAGCGACAAGAAAAGTTCTCTTGATAGCAAATATAGCCAGCAACAAGGTTGGCTAACGCAAAAAGATGCCACCATTCGTCAACTTCAGATGCAGCTTGCAGATAAAAATGCACAAGAGGAAACCTTCTCGCAAAAAGAAGTGGAGCTGACGACACGGATTAAAGCATTACAAACGCAGCTTGATGCGCAGAAGCAGCAAAACACCGGGCTTGCCGATGTGCAGAAGCAGTCGGTATTGCTCGAGGCGCAGCTCAAAGAAAAAGGCACTCAGCTTGAAAGCCTGACTCAAAAGCTCGACGCCAATGAGCAACAGCGTTCAACGCAAATTAGCGCCCTACAAGAGCAGTTGAATCAAGAAAGCCTGGCGGTGAAAGCGAAAGAAGCCGAGCTTGCCAAACTCACCAGCGATTTTACGCAGTACAAAGATGAAGCCGCTAAAAAATCCGCCGTGGTGGATTTGAAGCTGGTGCCTCAACAGCAGGCCTACTCTATCGGTGTCTCGCTGGGTAATGACGTTCTACAGGAGCTGAATACCCGTGAATCGCAGGGTGTGAAGGTCGATCGGGATGCCGCCCTGTTGGGCATAAACGATGTGTTTAAAGGCACGCTGGCACTTGATGAAAGCACGCGAAATAAATCACTCGCCGCGGCATCTCAGGCGTTGTACGAAAACCTGTCTAAAACAGAGAGCCTGTCGATTAAAGAAGGGAAACTGTACCAGCAGAAATTTGCCAAACAAAAAGGCGTTGAGTTCAAAGAAGGCGTCTACAGCAAGATTGATTACGCAGGCCAGGACGCGATTGGGCCAGAAGATACCGTGGTTATCGTGATGAAAGAGACCCTAACAGACGGTACGGTCATCACAGATATGGAAGCGGCAGGCAAAGTCTGGTCCCAGCCACTGAGTGCTTACCCACCGATTTTCAGCGGTCCGCTTAAGCGTCTGGGCAACCACGGCACTATTACCGTTGTCGTCCCACCGGATCTTGCCTATGGCAGTAAAGGATTACCGCCGAAAATACCACCGGGTGCCACCATGACTTACAGCATCCGCGTTGTTGATGTCATTAAAAAAACCAGGTAACACTTGTTCAGCATTCAGGCCCACAAGGGCCTGCTTTTTTATCGCTGGCTCAAAAACTCGCGATAGGCCGCTATGACTTGCATAAAATCTTCAACGCCGCAGAAGGACAAGCTTTCTTCATCGTAGTAGTTCATCCCCTCTTCCATTTCATCACCTGAAATTTCCAGCTGATTGGCGCGAATCATCACTTCTTCACCATCGAGCAACACAGTATATTCATGCCCGACACGTTGCCACTGGCGTTCACTGCCTTTGACTGAATTTGCCGCCTCTTCGACTTCGTCGAGCAGCCCAAGATTATCTTTTACTTCTTCATTAAACCAATGGCCCACCACTTCGTGGCCCATCGACATACGCACTTTCACCAACCCGGTGACATCACGCAAAAATTCATATTCCATGGTGTTTTCCTCTACCTTGCCTGGGGAAATACAGTACCCCTTAGCGTATAGAGTAAGTATCGCAGCAAAATCGGCGAAAAACAGCGCATATACCCACCTGGGGCAAATAAAAAGGGGGTGGAGCCTGATGCCCTCACCCCCAGCCCCTCTCCCACAGAGAGAGGGTTGCGTTGATATTGTTAGACCGCAGTCTGGAAAATCACGCCGTCCGCTTTCTCGGTGTACTGAGAAAGTTTGTCGAAGTTCAGGTAACGGTAAGTATCAACCGCCGTCTTATCAACCTGGGCCATAAAGGTCTGGTATTCGTCAGGCGTTGGCAGTTTGCCCAGCAGTGAAGCCACTGCGGCCAGCTCTGCGGAAGCCAGGTAGACGTTAGCGCCAGTCCCTAAACGGTTAGGGAAGTTACGCGTAGAAGTTGAAACCACGGTCGAACCGTCTGCCACACGCGCCTGGTTCCCCATGCACAGTGAACAGCCAGGGATTTCGATACGCGCACCGCTCTTACCAAACACGCTGTAGTAGCCTTCCTCAGTCAACTGAGCGGCATCCATACGCGTTGGGGGCGCAACCCACAGGCGAGTTGGCAGCTGGCCTTTGTGGCTATCAAGCAGTTTACCTGCCGCGCGGAAGTGGCCGATGTTGGTCATGCAAGAACCGATAAACACTTCGTCGATTTTCTCGCCCTGAACATCAGACAGCAGACGTGCATCGTCAGGATCGTTTGGCGCACACAGAATTGGCTCTTTGATATCGTTCAGATCGATTTCGATGATCTCTGCGTATTCCGCATCGGCATCGGCTTCGAGCAACTGAGGATCGGCCAGCCATTTTTCCATGCCCTGGATACGGCGCTCAAGTGTGCGACGATCGCCATAACCTTCTGCGATCATCCACTTCAGCAGCACGATGTTTGAGCTCAGGTATTCTTCAATCGGCTCACGATCAAGCTTGATGGTACAGCCCGCAGCAGAACGTTCAGCGGAAGCATCCGTCAGCTCAAACGCCTGCTCAACTTTCAGCGTTGGCAAGCCTTCGATTTCCAGGATACGACCAGAGAAGATGTTTTTCTTACCTTTCTTCTCAACGGTCAGCAGGCCTTGTTTGATGGCATACAGCGGGATGGCGTGAACCAGGTCGCGCAGAGTAATCCCAGGCTGCATTTTACCTTTGAAGCGCACCAGCACAGACTCAGGCATATCCAGTGGCATCACGCCGGTTGCCGCAGCAAACGCGACCAGACCAGAACCCGCTGGGAAGGAAATACCAATTGGGAAACGGGTGTGGGAGTCACCGCCCGTACCGACGGTATCCGGCAGCAGCATACGGTTCAGCCAGGAGTGGATAACACCATCGCCCGGACGCAGTGACACGCCGCCACGGTTCATGATGAAGTCAGGCAGCGTGTGGTGAGTGTTCACATCTACCGGCTTAGGATAAGCGGCAGTGTGGCAGAAGGACTGCATCACCAAATCAGCGGAGAAGCCCAGGCACGCCAGGTCTTTGAGTTCATCACGGGTCATTGGACCGGTGGTGTCCTGAGAACCGACAGACGTCATTTTTGGTTCGCAGTACTGGTTCGGACGAATGCCGTCCACGCCACAAGCGCGGCCAACCATTTTCTGCGCCAGAGAGAAGCCGCGAGTGCTTGCGACAACGTCTTTTGCCTGCACGAAGACTTCGCTGCGTGGCAGATCCAGTGCTTCACGTGCTTTAGTCGTCAGACCGCGACCGATGATCAGCGGAATACGACCACCGGCACGAACTTCGTCCAGCAGCACGTCAGTTTTCAGCTCAAAGTTTGCGATAACTTCGTTGGTTTCATGGTTACGCACTTCGCCTTTATATGGATAGATGTCGATAACATCGCCCATGTTCAGGTCGTTTACGTCCACTTCGATTGGCAGCGCACCCGCATCTTCCATCGTGTTAAAGAAGATGGGTGCAATTTTACCGCCGAGCACCACACCGCCGCCGCGCTTGTTCGGCACGTTCGGGATGTCGTCGCCCATAAACCACAGCACGGAGTTGGTTGCAGATTTACGCGAAGAACCGGTACCGACTACGTCGCCCACATATGCCAGCGGGAAACCTTTTTTGTTTAACGCTTCGATCTGTTTGATCGGGCCAACGCTTCCAGGTTGATCCGGTTCGATACCTTCGCGGGCGTTTTTCAGCATCGCTAATGCGTGCAGAGGAATATCCGGGCGTGACCAGGCATCAGGTGCCGGAGACAGGTCATCGGTGTTGGTTTCACCAGTGACTTTAAATACGGTAACGGTGATTTTGTCAGCCAGTTTAGGGCGCGACAGGAACCACTCGGCATCAGCCCAGGATTTCAGCACTCGTTGTGCGTGGGTGTTGCCCGCTTTGGCTTTCTCTTCTACATCGTAGAAGTTATCGAACATTAGCAGCGTGTGAGACAGCGCTTTAGCTGCAATCGGTGCCAGCTTTTCGTTATCCAGCGCGTCAATCAGCGGATGAATGTTGTAGCCACCTTGCATGGTGCCAAGCAGTTCTACAGCTTTCTCAGGGGAGATTAATGGGGAGGTAGCATCACCTTTAGTGATGGCAGCCAGGAAACCGGCTTTAACGTAGGCGGCTTCATCAACGCCCGGCGGAACACGATTGGTAATAAGATCTAAAAGGAATTCTTCTTCACCCGCTGGAGGGGTTTTCAGCAGCTCGACCAGTGCGGCCATTTGGGATGCTTCTAAAGGTTTTGGAACAATCCCATCTGCAGCACGTTCGGCTACGTGCTTACGGTATTCTTCTAGCACGACGGTTCTCCTCGCTCTCATTGTCATTTCGGTTCCGGCTATTCTCTTCACGCTCCTGTGAGACAGCAGTTTGTAGGGTAAATGCCCGGTTCCGCGACGGGCAGCATAGCAGGATTTTCAGGGAGGGTGAATGTGTTTACAAAAAAGCAACATTAAATACTTGCTGAATCGTTAAGGACAAAACATTCCTTTTCGATATGACCTAGTGACACAAAAAAACGACGTTCAGACCCGAGGTTTTGTACAGAATTTGTATAGCCAGAAATAATATTTCACGGTTTCGGACAACATTTACGGCAAGAATCACCGTTTAAGTCAAAAATTAAACTATCAGCTCCCTATACTCGCCAGACACAGCCGCCTTACGGCATAGCTCTCTACTTCTGAATACCAGGAGAAGTTAAATGAAGTTGCCCTTTAAGCCTCATATTCTTGCCCTCATTTGCAGTGTTGGAATTTTAGCGGCGTCCGGCGTTGTGTATGTGAAAAGCCAGACAACGCCTGTAACAACACCCGCGGCGCAGACCACGCAACCCGCTCCAGTGGCACAAACTGCTCCGGCTGCAACGCCTGCACCGACCGCTGCGGCAGTCGCGCAACCGGCCTACAGCACGGCACAACTCGACCAATGGGTTGCACCTGTAGCGCTCTACCCTGACCCACTTTTGTCTCAGGTATTAATGGCGGCCACTTACCCCGCTAACGTGGTTCAGGCGGTACAATGGTCGCGTGATAACCCAAAACTTGAGGGTGATGCGGCGATTCAGGCCGTGGCAAATCAACCATGGGATCCGAGCGTAAAATCTCTGGTCGCCTTCCCGCAGTTAATGGCCTTGATGGGTGAAAACCCGGAATGGGTACAAAATCTGGGGGATGCATTTTTAGCCCAGCCACAAGATTTGATGGATTCAGTGCAGAAGTTGCGTTTGCTGGCGCAGCAAACCGGCGCTTTAAAAACTACGCCACAACAAACGGTCACGAGTACGCCTGTCACCGTAAATCAGAATACGACGGTTGCCGCGCCTGCAAGTTCCGGCTCCTCTTCGTCTTCATCAAAAACCGTCGCAGCGGCTCCAGCGCAGACGGTGATTAAAATCGAGCCGACTGACCCGCAAGTGGTGTATGTCCCGACCTACAATCCATCCACGGTATATGGCACCTGGCCTAATACTGCTTATCCCCCGACGTATCTCCCGCCACCTCCGGGGGAACAATTCAGCAACAGCTTTGTGAATGGCCTCGGGTTCAGCCTGGGTATTGCAACCACCTATGCGATATTCAGCAATATCGACTGGGATGACGACGATTATCACCATAATGGTGATTATCATGGTGGCGGTAACGGCAATAACATCAATATTAACAACGTGAATAACTTCAACCGTATCTCCGGGCAAAATATTCAGGATCGCAATAATATAGCCTGGCAGCACAACCCGGCTTATCGCAATGGCGTGCCTTATAACAACAGCAATGTTGCCCAGCGCTACCATCAGACCAACGTCGCAGGCGGTTTGAGCTCCACTCAAAGAGCGCCCGTTAACCGTGATGCCCAGCGACAAGCGGCGGCCACACAATTGCAGCAAAACAAGGGGCGAATTGATGCAGCCGCTCCGCAATTGGCTTCTCGTGATACCCAACGTAAGGCCTCTTCGCAGCAATTGAACCAGATTGCCCAGCGGAATAATTACCGTGGCTATGATTCGCAAAGTGCGGATTCACGCCGCAATACTGCGAAGCAACAGTTCAACCAATCCGCGAATCAGCAACAACGCCGGGACACGGCTAAAACTCAGTTGCACAACCCGACAGCACAGCAACAACAGCGCCGCGATAATGTGAAATCGCAAGAACATCGTCAGACTTCACAGCAGCAGCAACAGCGTCGCGAAACGGCTCAGCAACACCGCAGCAGTAATAATCTCGGCCAGACACAGCGAGCGGTATCACGTCCGAACGCGTTTAGCGGGAATGACAGTCGCTCTCCTTCCTGGCAGGCACAAAACCAGCGCGGGCAGCAAAGTCTGAATCGCTCATCGGCTCATCGTGAGCAACGTAGCCCGTCAAGAGAACATAATTCTGGGCATCGTGAATTTAATCGCCGTTAAAAGGAGGCATCATGAAAAATCGCATGAAGTTAAGTGCATTAGTAATGCTTATGTTGCCTGCTTTCGTTCAGGCACAGCAGATGTTCAACACCCCTGAGTTGGCGGCCCAATCATTTGCCACCGCAGTAATAAGCCAGGATGAAGCGGCGCTGACGGAAGTGCTGGGCGATAACTGGCGGCACTATCTGCCCGATGAAAAAGCCGATCCTGAAGCCGTCGCCCGTTTTGTTCGTGACTGGAAAGTCAGCCATAAGATTGACGAACAAGGCGATACCGCGCATTTGAATGTCGGACAAGAAAACTGGCAGTTGCCGATTCCGATGGTGAAAACACAGGCAGGCTGGCATTTCGACATGCAGCGAGCGGCCGATGAAATTCTTACCCGCACTATCGGTCTGAACGAACTGTCTGCCATTCAGGCAGTTCAAGCCTACGTTGCGGCGCAGCAGGATTATTATCAGCTAGATCAGCAGTACGCTCAGAAGTTTGTCAGCACCGAAGGCAAGAAAGATGGGTTGTACTGGCCCGCAGTGCCTGGCGAAGCACCCAGCCCTCTCGGCCCAAGCTTCAGTCCGGTACAACCTGGCATGGGCTATCACGGCTACCATTTCCGGATCCTGACCGCTCAGGGGGCTGACGCTCCGGGTGGTGCGAAGAACTATATTAGCGACGGGAAAATGGCGGAGGGTTTTGCGTTAATCGCCTGGCCTGTTGAATACGGGGAAACTGGCGTTACAACCTTTATGGTGAATAACCAGGGCGTGGTTTATCAAAAAGATTTAGGGGAAGAAACGGCTGAGAAAGTGCAGGAAATAAAAGAATTCAATCCGGATAAAAGCTGGCAGGAAGAGCAACAATAACCCAATAAAAAACCCGCCTCGGCGGGTTTTTTTTACCATCAGGCGATTACTTCTTTTTCGCTTTCGGGTTTGGCAGGTCGGTGATGCTACCTTCAAAGATCTCAGCAGCCAGACCTACAGACTCGTGCAGAGTCGGGTGCGCGTGGATGGTAAGCGCGATGTCTTCAGCGTCACAACCCATTTCGATAGCCAGACCGATTTCACCCAACAGCTCGCCGCCGTTAGTCCCGACAATCGCACCACCGATAACACGGTGAGTTTCTTTGTCGAAGATCAGTTTTGTCATACCGTCTGCGCAATCGGAAGCGATAGCACGGCCAGAAGCAGCCCACGGGAAGGTGGCTGTTTCGTAGCTGATGCCTTTTTCTTTCGCTTCTTTCTCGGTCAGACCTACCCATGCAACTTCTGGTTCGGTATAAGCGATTGAAGGAATCACTTTCGGGTCGAAGTAGTGCTTCATGCCGGCGATAACTTCAGCGGCAACGTGACCTTCGTGAACACCTTTGTGAGCAAGCATTGGCTGGCCCACGATGTCACCGATAGCATAGATGTGCGGCACGTTAGTGCGCATTTGCTTGTCGGTACGAATGAAGCCACGATCGTCAACTTCAACACCAGCAGCGCCTGCATCCAGCAGCTTACCGTTAGGTACGCGGCCGATTGCCACCAGAACCGCGTCGTAACGCTGTGGTTCAGCTGGGGCTTTTTTGCCTTCCATGGTGACGTAGATGCCATCTTCTTTGGCTTCAACCGCAGTCACTTTGGTTTCCAGCATCAGGTTGAATTGCTTGCTGATACGCTTGGTGAAGACTTTAACAACGTCTTTGTCGGCAGCCGGGATAACCTGGTCGAACATTTCAACCACGTCAATCTCTGAACCCAGCGCATGGTACACCGTACCCATTTCCAGACCGATGATACCGCCACCCATAACCAGCATGCGTTTTGGTACGGCTTTCAGTTCCAGTGCGTCGGTAGAATCCCATACGCGTGGATCTTCATGCGGAATGAATGGCAGCTGAATCGGACGAGAACCCGCCGCGATAATTGCGTTGTCGAAAGTGATAGTCGTTGGACCATTTTCGCCTTCAACAACCAGGGTGTTAGCGCCGGTAAATTTACCCAAGCCAGTCACCACTTTAACTTTACGACCTTTCGCCATACCAGACAGGCCACCAGTCAACTGGTTGATAACCTTTTCTTTCCAGGTACGGATTTTGTCGATGTCAGTTTTCGGTTCGCCGAAAACAATACCGTGCTCAGCCAGTGCCTTCGCTTCTTCGATAACTTTGGCAAC
Coding sequences within:
- a CDS encoding YacC family pilotin-like protein yields the protein MKMGVRALILGLLMAFSTSSQALSESEAEDMADLTAVFVFLKNDCGYQNLPNGQIRRALVFFAQQNQWDLSNYDTFNMKALGEDSYRDLSGIAIPTANKCKSLARDSLSLLAYVK
- a CDS encoding DUF2950 domain-containing protein; translated protein: MKNRMKLSALVMLMLPAFVQAQQMFNTPELAAQSFATAVISQDEAALTEVLGDNWRHYLPDEKADPEAVARFVRDWKVSHKIDEQGDTAHLNVGQENWQLPIPMVKTQAGWHFDMQRAADEILTRTIGLNELSAIQAVQAYVAAQQDYYQLDQQYAQKFVSTEGKKDGLYWPAVPGEAPSPLGPSFSPVQPGMGYHGYHFRILTAQGADAPGGAKNYISDGKMAEGFALIAWPVEYGETGVTTFMVNNQGVVYQKDLGEETAEKVQEIKEFNPDKSWQEEQQ
- the yacL gene encoding protein YacL translates to MEYEFLRDVTGLVKVRMSMGHEVVGHWFNEEVKDNLGLLDEVEEAANSVKGSERQWQRVGHEYTVLLDGEEVMIRANQLEISGDEMEEGMNYYDEESLSFCGVEDFMQVIAAYREFLSQR
- the lpdA gene encoding dihydrolipoyl dehydrogenase, which codes for MSTEIKTQVVVLGAGPAGYSAAFRCADLGLETVIVERYSTLGGVCLNVGCIPSKALLHVAKVIEEAKALAEHGIVFGEPKTDIDKIRTWKEKVINQLTGGLSGMAKGRKVKVVTGLGKFTGANTLVVEGENGPTTITFDNAIIAAGSRPIQLPFIPHEDPRVWDSTDALELKAVPKRMLVMGGGIIGLEMGTVYHALGSEIDVVEMFDQVIPAADKDVVKVFTKRISKQFNLMLETKVTAVEAKEDGIYVTMEGKKAPAEPQRYDAVLVAIGRVPNGKLLDAGAAGVEVDDRGFIRTDKQMRTNVPHIYAIGDIVGQPMLAHKGVHEGHVAAEVIAGMKHYFDPKVIPSIAYTEPEVAWVGLTEKEAKEKGISYETATFPWAASGRAIASDCADGMTKLIFDKETHRVIGGAIVGTNGGELLGEIGLAIEMGCDAEDIALTIHAHPTLHESVGLAAEIFEGSITDLPNPKAKKK
- a CDS encoding DUF3300 domain-containing protein, with protein sequence MKLPFKPHILALICSVGILAASGVVYVKSQTTPVTTPAAQTTQPAPVAQTAPAATPAPTAAAVAQPAYSTAQLDQWVAPVALYPDPLLSQVLMAATYPANVVQAVQWSRDNPKLEGDAAIQAVANQPWDPSVKSLVAFPQLMALMGENPEWVQNLGDAFLAQPQDLMDSVQKLRLLAQQTGALKTTPQQTVTSTPVTVNQNTTVAAPASSGSSSSSSKTVAAAPAQTVIKIEPTDPQVVYVPTYNPSTVYGTWPNTAYPPTYLPPPPGEQFSNSFVNGLGFSLGIATTYAIFSNIDWDDDDYHHNGDYHGGGNGNNININNVNNFNRISGQNIQDRNNIAWQHNPAYRNGVPYNNSNVAQRYHQTNVAGGLSSTQRAPVNRDAQRQAAATQLQQNKGRIDAAAPQLASRDTQRKASSQQLNQIAQRNNYRGYDSQSADSRRNTAKQQFNQSANQQQRRDTAKTQLHNPTAQQQQRRDNVKSQEHRQTSQQQQQRRETAQQHRSSNNLGQTQRAVSRPNAFSGNDSRSPSWQAQNQRGQQSLNRSSAHREQRSPSREHNSGHREFNRR
- the acnB gene encoding bifunctional aconitate hydratase 2/2-methylisocitrate dehydratase, which gives rise to MLEEYRKHVAERAADGIVPKPLEASQMAALVELLKTPPAGEEEFLLDLITNRVPPGVDEAAYVKAGFLAAITKGDATSPLISPEKAVELLGTMQGGYNIHPLIDALDNEKLAPIAAKALSHTLLMFDNFYDVEEKAKAGNTHAQRVLKSWADAEWFLSRPKLADKITVTVFKVTGETNTDDLSPAPDAWSRPDIPLHALAMLKNAREGIEPDQPGSVGPIKQIEALNKKGFPLAYVGDVVGTGSSRKSATNSVLWFMGDDIPNVPNKRGGGVVLGGKIAPIFFNTMEDAGALPIEVDVNDLNMGDVIDIYPYKGEVRNHETNEVIANFELKTDVLLDEVRAGGRIPLIIGRGLTTKAREALDLPRSEVFVQAKDVVASTRGFSLAQKMVGRACGVDGIRPNQYCEPKMTSVGSQDTTGPMTRDELKDLACLGFSADLVMQSFCHTAAYPKPVDVNTHHTLPDFIMNRGGVSLRPGDGVIHSWLNRMLLPDTVGTGGDSHTRFPIGISFPAGSGLVAFAAATGVMPLDMPESVLVRFKGKMQPGITLRDLVHAIPLYAIKQGLLTVEKKGKKNIFSGRILEIEGLPTLKVEQAFELTDASAERSAAGCTIKLDREPIEEYLSSNIVLLKWMIAEGYGDRRTLERRIQGMEKWLADPQLLEADADAEYAEIIEIDLNDIKEPILCAPNDPDDARLLSDVQGEKIDEVFIGSCMTNIGHFRAAGKLLDSHKGQLPTRLWVAPPTRMDAAQLTEEGYYSVFGKSGARIEIPGCSLCMGNQARVADGSTVVSTSTRNFPNRLGTGANVYLASAELAAVASLLGKLPTPDEYQTFMAQVDKTAVDTYRYLNFDKLSQYTEKADGVIFQTAV
- a CDS encoding FKBP-type peptidyl-prolyl cis-trans isomerase N-terminal domain-containing protein, with protein sequence MKRHSLILHVPLAITFLYGLSHPANAEEDPLAVITASSNFDNSVPAILNYAQQEQGKPSSGSVQAAPKSQKRVLASDKKSSLDSKYSQQQGWLTQKDATIRQLQMQLADKNAQEETFSQKEVELTTRIKALQTQLDAQKQQNTGLADVQKQSVLLEAQLKEKGTQLESLTQKLDANEQQRSTQISALQEQLNQESLAVKAKEAELAKLTSDFTQYKDEAAKKSAVVDLKLVPQQQAYSIGVSLGNDVLQELNTRESQGVKVDRDAALLGINDVFKGTLALDESTRNKSLAAASQALYENLSKTESLSIKEGKLYQQKFAKQKGVEFKEGVYSKIDYAGQDAIGPEDTVVIVMKETLTDGTVITDMEAAGKVWSQPLSAYPPIFSGPLKRLGNHGTITVVVPPDLAYGSKGLPPKIPPGATMTYSIRVVDVIKKTR